The following is a genomic window from Thunnus maccoyii chromosome 13, fThuMac1.1, whole genome shotgun sequence.
TGTCTTCTAACTTACACTCTTCTAATCTCCTTTAATCTTCAGGTCACCCCTTCATCATGACTGTTGGCTGTGTCGCTGGTGATGAGGAGTCCTATGAGGTCTTCAAGGATCTGCTGGACCCCGTCATCTCTGACCGTCATGGTGGATACAAGCCCACTGACAAGCACAAGACCGACCTGAACTTCGAGAACCTGAAGGTGCAGTAACCCCATTGAAGCAAAGACCCTAACCTACTTAGAAAACTCTGAAATTAACAAGTCGATCATGTGCCTTTGACTTTAAAGACTTACATAGACTTGCAGATGTTTAACCAAAAACACCTGCACACCTTCAACTAGAGAAAACTAAATAATCAGATGATGATGCTATGTTTGTGATCTCTTGTTATGTCTTTGTTATTAGGGTGGTGACGACCTGGACCCCAACTATGTTCTGTCCAGCCGTGTCCGTACTGGCCGCAGCATCAAGGGATTCACCCTGCCCCCCCACAACAGCCGTGGCGAGCGCAGACTTATTGAGAAGCTGTCTGTTGAGGGTAAGATATCAATAGTTTGAGTAAATCAGTATGCAAGACAGTGGGGCAGTGAGCCTGGGCCTAAACAATAGGCTGCTCACAAGTATTAGTGAAGAAAGTGTAAGTGATTAGAAAGTGTCATTGACGGATTAGAGGTAAAATATACTTTGATGCCCAACAAGGAAAGCTGATATCTACTTTTGTGAAAGAACATGCAATCTCCTAACTGTACATGCATTTCTCCAGCTCTGACCAGCCTGGATGGCGAGTTCAAGGGAAAGTACTACCCCCTGAAGTCCATGACTGATGCTGAGCAGGAGCAGCTGATCGCtgatcacttcctgtttgacaAGCCCGTCTCCCCCCTGCTGACCTGCGCCGGTATGGCCCGTGACTGGCCCGACGCCAGAGGCATCTGGTGAGTATGACCTATCACTGTCAGCAGAAGCCAGCTGTGAAAACACCTCACCATTTTCTCACTAAGCCTCTGTTTTATCCTCTGCATTTATCTCTTACCAGGCACAACGACAACAAGACCTTCTTGGTCTGGGTGAACGAGGAGGATCACCTGCGTGTCATCTCAATGCAGAAGGGTGGCAACATGAGGGAGGTCTTCAGGCGTTTCTGCGTCGGCCTGCAGAAGGTACACAATGATAGCTGGTCAAAACAAGCCCTGACTGAGCTCAGTGAAAACAGTGTGGATGTTTTCTCTGACTCTCCTCCTTCTTTACCCACCAGATTGAGGCTATCTTCAAGAAGCACAACCACGGATTCATGTGGAACGAGCATCTCGGCTACGTCCTGACCTGCCCCTCCAACCTGGGTACCGGCCTGCGTGGTGGCGTCCACGTCAAGCTGCCCAAGCTGAGCACACACCCCAAGTTCGAGGAGATCCTCACCAGGCTGCGTCTGCAGAAGCGTGGCACAGGTATGCACATATACACCCTTTAGATTGTACACCTGCCGGTCAGATTCAGCAGACTCACAGCATTCTGCATTGTGAAGTGTGTTATCTGTACCTGATCCCttgttcttcctcctctttaaAGGTGGTGTGGACACTGCCTCCGTCGGTGGTGTGTTTGACATCTCCAATGCTGACCGTCTGGGCTCCTCTGAGGTGTACCAGGTCCAGCTGGTGGTTGATGGTGTCAAGCTCATGGTGGAGATGGAGAAGAAGCTGGAGAAGGGAGAGGCCATCGACAGCATGATCCCCGCCCAGAAGTAAAAAGGGACAATCTTACCTTTTTCTCAAGACCATTCATGTGCAATCGAGCCAGCTGACGGGCATGCAGAGTAAACAGCTGCTCACCTAGAGACTCTTGACTCTGCTcacctctttttcttccttccagctttttttccctctgtccttttttttcatgttctccCGTGTTGGTTGGTAACATCCTGGGATCAGCCTGCACTGAGCTGGGCTTGCCTAGCAAAAGT
Proteins encoded in this region:
- the ckma gene encoding creatine kinase, muscle a produces the protein MPFGNTHNNFKLNYKVEEEFPDLSKHNNHMAKVLTKEIYGKLRDKQTPSGYTLDDVIQTGVDNPGHPFIMTVGCVAGDEESYEVFKDLLDPVISDRHGGYKPTDKHKTDLNFENLKGGDDLDPNYVLSSRVRTGRSIKGFTLPPHNSRGERRLIEKLSVEALTSLDGEFKGKYYPLKSMTDAEQEQLIADHFLFDKPVSPLLTCAGMARDWPDARGIWHNDNKTFLVWVNEEDHLRVISMQKGGNMREVFRRFCVGLQKIEAIFKKHNHGFMWNEHLGYVLTCPSNLGTGLRGGVHVKLPKLSTHPKFEEILTRLRLQKRGTGGVDTASVGGVFDISNADRLGSSEVYQVQLVVDGVKLMVEMEKKLEKGEAIDSMIPAQK